One stretch of Paramormyrops kingsleyae isolate MSU_618 chromosome 4, PKINGS_0.4, whole genome shotgun sequence DNA includes these proteins:
- the LOC140588762 gene encoding stonustoxin subunit beta-like — translation LFLLPTDSCQLTLDPNTAYRDLSLSEGNRKVTRGEKQPYPDHTERFDCLVQVLCRESLTGRCYWEAEWSGNGAWIGVTYKRIKRKGRSADCRLGANDKSWMLRCSPDSYSVWHNNKQTVIPIKPSGSHRVGVYLDWAAGTLSFYRVSSDGLTLLCSFTSSFTEPLCPGIHVYYNSSVSLCMLG, via the coding sequence ctcttcctcttgcctacagactcctgccagctgacgctggaccccaacacagcatacagagacctgtctctgtcagaggggaacaggaaggtgacacggGGGGAAAAGCAGCCGTATCCTGATCATacagagagatttgactgcttggtccaagttctgtgcagagagagtctgactggtcgctgttactgggaggctgagtggagtggaaaTGGAGcctggataggagtgacttataaaagAATCAAGAGGAAAGGACGCAGTGCTGACTGTCGGCTTGgagccaatgacaagtcatggatgctgcgctgctctcctgacagttactctgtctggcacaataataaacagactgtcatacccataaagccctcaggctcccacagagtaggagtgtatctggactgggcggctggtactctgtccttctacagagtctcctctgatggactgaccctcctgtgcagcttcacctcctcattcactgaacccctctgtccaGGGATCCATGTTTATTATAACTCCtcagtgtccctgtgcatgctgggatag